A section of the Rhodobacter sp. genome encodes:
- a CDS encoding DUF2254 domain-containing protein, translating to MFRALILARRLAGQLWLRVAMFALLAILVVAGAHLAAPLVPEALGGRFGAQAVVPVLSILASSMLAVSTFSLGTMVSVHRGAAGTATPRVLQLMIADGTTQTVLAVFIGAFVYALTALILFHAGFDGGAPLVLGVTLLVVAGVVVALIRWIDHLTTLGTLGDALSRAEAQASASLRHLRRQPALGASPMTATTVIAEGARDLPAPVSGVIQAIDVAGLAACSQGPVWVLNRPGEVVLKGAPIARVGGVADDAALARCFVIGKRRSYEQDPGLGLTVLSEIASRALSPAVNDPGTAIEVIGTLVRLLWDWGRVEPDDGLSQPRVFVPALAAADLVEAGFAPIARDGAAMIEVVRPLLAALTALTRSPDAELAEAAAALAVRARAHAEAALRLADERALLDA from the coding sequence GTGTTCCGGGCGCTGATCCTGGCCCGGCGGCTGGCCGGGCAGCTCTGGCTCAGGGTCGCGATGTTCGCGCTGCTGGCGATCCTGGTGGTCGCCGGCGCGCATCTGGCCGCGCCGCTGGTGCCCGAGGCGCTGGGCGGCCGTTTCGGCGCCCAGGCCGTGGTGCCGGTGCTGAGCATCCTGGCGTCGTCCATGCTGGCGGTCTCGACCTTTTCGCTGGGCACCATGGTGTCCGTGCATCGGGGCGCGGCGGGCACGGCGACGCCCCGGGTCCTGCAACTGATGATCGCGGACGGCACCACGCAGACGGTTCTGGCGGTGTTCATCGGCGCCTTTGTCTATGCGCTGACCGCGCTGATCCTGTTCCACGCCGGCTTTGACGGGGGCGCGCCCCTGGTTCTGGGGGTCACGCTGCTGGTGGTGGCGGGCGTCGTCGTCGCGCTGATCCGCTGGATCGACCACCTGACGACGCTGGGCACGCTGGGCGACGCGCTGTCCCGGGCCGAGGCGCAGGCCTCGGCCTCGTTGCGGCACTTGCGCCGCCAGCCGGCCCTGGGCGCCAGTCCGATGACCGCCACAACGGTGATCGCCGAGGGCGCGCGCGACCTGCCCGCGCCGGTGTCGGGGGTGATCCAGGCGATCGACGTGGCCGGCCTGGCGGCCTGTTCGCAAGGGCCGGTCTGGGTGCTGAACCGTCCGGGCGAGGTGGTGCTGAAGGGGGCCCCCATCGCGCGCGTCGGCGGCGTGGCCGATGACGCCGCGCTGGCGCGCTGCTTCGTCATCGGCAAGCGGCGCAGTTACGAACAAGACCCGGGCCTGGGTCTGACCGTGCTGTCCGAGATCGCCTCGCGCGCGCTGTCGCCCGCGGTGAACGATCCCGGCACGGCGATCGAGGTGATCGGCACGCTGGTGCGCCTGCTCTGGGACTGGGGCCGGGTCGAACCGGACGACGGCCTGAGCCAGCCGCGCGTGTTCGTGCCGGCCCTGGCGGCCGCCGATCTGGTCGAAGCGGGCTTTGCGCCCATCGCGCGCGACGGGGCGGCCATGATCGAGGTGGTGCGCCCGCTGCTGGCGGCGCTGACGGCGTTGACGCGAAGCCCCGACGCCGAACTGGCCGAGGCCGCGGCCGCGCTGGCCGTCCGGGCGCGCGCCCATGCCGAGGCGGCGCTGCGGCTCGCGGACGAACGCGCGCTGCTCGACGCCTGA
- the fabB gene encoding beta-ketoacyl-ACP synthase I, translated as MRRVVITGIGIISPIGNSAAEVEASLRAGRSGIVFAPDYAEHGFRSQVQGAPQIVLEDHIDKRDLRFMGPGAAYNFLSMQQAIADAGLSESDVSNERTGLVMGSGGPSTSNLFVAHKTVIEKGAPKRMGPFMVTRCMSSTNSACLATPFKIKGVNYSITSACSTSAHCIGNGTELIQMGKQDIVFAGGGEELDWTLSCLFDAMGAMSSKYNDTPTSASRPFDATRDGFVIAGGGGVVVLEELEHAKARGARIYAEVTGYGATSDGHDMVAPSGEGGERSMKLALSTLPRDRTITYINAHGTSTPAGDVTEVQAIRRVFGDGQVPPIASTKSMTGHSLGATGVHEAIYSLIMMQGGFIAPSINVTDLDPAVKPEEIATTLREGVDHDSILSNSFGFGGTNATLVMSKLRE; from the coding sequence ATGCGCCGCGTCGTCATCACCGGGATCGGCATCATCTCACCCATCGGCAACTCCGCCGCCGAGGTCGAGGCCAGTTTGCGCGCCGGGCGCTCGGGCATCGTCTTTGCGCCGGACTATGCTGAACACGGGTTCCGCAGCCAGGTCCAGGGCGCGCCGCAGATCGTTCTGGAAGACCACATCGACAAGCGCGACCTGCGCTTCATGGGGCCTGGCGCGGCCTACAACTTTCTGTCCATGCAGCAGGCCATCGCCGATGCCGGCCTGTCGGAAAGCGACGTCTCGAACGAACGCACGGGGCTGGTCATGGGCTCGGGCGGGCCGTCCACCTCGAACCTGTTCGTCGCGCACAAGACGGTGATCGAAAAGGGCGCACCCAAGCGGATGGGCCCGTTCATGGTGACGCGCTGCATGTCGTCCACGAACTCGGCGTGCCTGGCGACGCCGTTCAAGATCAAGGGCGTGAACTATTCGATCACCTCGGCCTGCTCGACCAGCGCGCATTGTATCGGCAACGGAACCGAACTGATCCAGATGGGCAAGCAGGACATCGTCTTTGCCGGCGGCGGCGAGGAACTGGACTGGACGCTGAGCTGCCTGTTCGACGCGATGGGCGCCATGTCGTCCAAATACAACGATACCCCCACCAGCGCCTCGCGCCCCTTCGACGCCACCCGCGACGGCTTCGTCATCGCCGGCGGCGGCGGGGTCGTGGTGCTTGAGGAACTGGAACACGCGAAGGCCCGCGGCGCAAGGATCTATGCCGAGGTCACAGGCTACGGCGCCACCTCGGACGGGCACGACATGGTGGCCCCCTCGGGCGAGGGTGGCGAGCGGTCGATGAAGCTGGCGCTCTCGACGCTGCCGCGAGACCGCACGATCACTTACATCAACGCGCACGGCACCTCGACACCGGCGGGCGACGTGACCGAGGTGCAGGCGATCCGCCGCGTCTTTGGCGACGGCCAGGTGCCGCCCATCGCCTCGACCAAGTCGATGACCGGGCATTCCCTGGGCGCGACCGGCGTGCACGAGGCGATCTATTCGCTGATCATGATGCAAGGCGGGTTCATCGCGCCCTCGATCAACGTGACCGATCTGGACCCCGCGGTGAAGCCCGAAGAAATCGCCACCACCCTGCGCGAGGGCGTCGATCACGATTCGATCCTGTCGAACAGCTTTGGCTTCGGGGGCACCAACGCCACGCTGGTGATGTCGAAACTCAGGGAGTGA
- a CDS encoding rubrerythrin family protein — protein sequence MIPGSGNRRRFRDLSEQEILALAISSEEDDARIYRTYAERLRADYPASAAVFDGMAEEEDRHRQRLIDIHRKRFGEVIPLLRREHVAGFYARKPVWLLQTMTLDQIRGEAEAMERQAASFYEVAAQRTTDAATRKLLGDLAAAEAAHENSAQRLEDQHLGDDARTAEDDAAKRQFLLTWVQPGLAGLMDGSVSTLAPIFATAFATENTHTTFLVGLAASVGAGISMGFTEAASDDGQLSGRGSPLKRGIAAGVMTAVGGLGHALPYLIPHFWTATGIAMIVVFIELWAIAWIQNKFMDTPFLRATLQVVLGGALVFAAGAIIGGG from the coding sequence ATGATCCCAGGCTCTGGCAACCGCCGCCGCTTTCGCGACCTCAGCGAACAGGAAATCCTCGCGCTCGCCATTTCCTCGGAAGAAGACGACGCGCGCATCTACCGCACCTATGCCGAGCGCCTGCGCGCCGACTACCCCGCCTCGGCCGCCGTCTTCGACGGCATGGCCGAGGAAGAGGACCGCCACCGCCAACGCCTGATCGACATCCACCGCAAACGCTTTGGCGAGGTGATCCCGCTGTTGCGGCGCGAACATGTGGCCGGGTTCTACGCGCGCAAACCCGTCTGGCTGCTACAGACCATGACGCTGGACCAGATCCGCGGCGAGGCCGAGGCGATGGAACGCCAGGCCGCCAGCTTCTACGAGGTCGCCGCCCAGCGCACCACCGACGCGGCCACCCGCAAACTGCTGGGCGACCTCGCCGCGGCCGAGGCCGCGCACGAAAACTCGGCCCAACGGCTCGAGGACCAGCACCTTGGCGACGACGCCCGCACCGCCGAGGATGATGCGGCGAAACGCCAGTTCCTGCTGACCTGGGTCCAGCCGGGACTGGCCGGGCTGATGGATGGCTCGGTCTCGACCCTTGCACCGATCTTCGCCACCGCCTTTGCAACCGAGAACACGCACACCACCTTCCTGGTCGGCCTGGCCGCGTCGGTCGGTGCCGGCATCTCGATGGGCTTCACCGAGGCCGCCTCGGACGACGGCCAGCTGTCCGGCCGGGGCTCGCCCCTCAAACGCGGGATCGCGGCCGGGGTGATGACGGCGGTCGGTGGCCTTGGCCACGCGCTACCGTATCTCATCCCGCATTTCTGGACCGCGACCGGGATCGCGATGATCGTCGTCTTCATCGAACTCTGGGCCATCGCCTGGATCCAGAACAAGTTCATGGACACACCCTTCCTGCGCGCCACGCTGCAGGTGGTGCTGGGCGGCGCGCTGGTGTTCGCGGCGGGTGCGATCATCGGCGGCGGCTGA
- a CDS encoding 23S rRNA (adenine(2030)-N(6))-methyltransferase RlmJ, translated as MLSYQHLYHAGNLADVHKHALLAWTLDYLTAKDKPLTYLESHAGRGLYDLSAPEAVKTGEAAQGIGRLVERIAPDHPYARVLARVRAAHGPSAYAGSALIAAMLLRDTDSVHLAERHPREHAALVQAMLPFAVRVHQADGFAKMQELTPPTPRRGLLLIDPSFETAADYEGMPRFIGQVARKWNVGVIALWYPILTDARHDAMLAALDAAHPGALRHEVRFPPARPGHRMVGSGLFVVNPPWGLADEAARLEALFA; from the coding sequence ATGCTGTCCTATCAGCACCTTTATCACGCCGGGAACCTCGCGGATGTGCACAAGCACGCGCTTCTGGCCTGGACGCTGGACTACCTGACCGCCAAGGACAAGCCGCTTACCTATCTGGAAAGCCACGCGGGGCGGGGGCTTTACGACCTGTCCGCGCCCGAGGCCGTGAAGACCGGCGAGGCCGCGCAGGGCATCGGCCGGCTGGTGGAACGCATCGCGCCCGACCATCCCTATGCGCGGGTGCTGGCACGGGTGCGGGCTGCGCATGGCCCCTCGGCCTATGCCGGATCGGCGCTGATCGCGGCGATGCTGTTGCGTGACACTGACAGCGTGCACCTGGCGGAACGCCACCCCCGGGAACACGCCGCCCTCGTGCAGGCGATGCTGCCCTTTGCGGTGCGCGTGCACCAGGCCGACGGCTTTGCCAAGATGCAGGAACTGACCCCGCCGACGCCCCGGCGCGGCCTGTTGCTGATCGACCCCAGTTTCGAAACCGCCGCCGACTACGAGGGAATGCCCCGGTTCATCGGCCAGGTCGCGCGCAAATGGAACGTGGGGGTGATCGCACTGTGGTATCCGATCCTGACGGATGCGCGCCACGATGCCATGCTGGCGGCGCTGGACGCTGCCCACCCCGGCGCGCTGCGCCACGAGGTCCGCTTTCCGCCCGCCCGTCCGGGGCATCGCATGGTCGGATCGGGCCTGTTCGTCGTGAACCCGCCCTGGGGGCTGGCCGACGAGGCCGCGCGCCTTGAGGCGCTGTTCGCCTGA
- a CDS encoding transcriptional repressor, with amino-acid sequence MTHDFAPPGPQAQERAARWLGLAGLRPTRQRQALAALLVGDGENRHVTAESLFAAARARGAGVSQATVYNTLRAFCEAGLLAEITVDATRSYFDTRTDDHPHFFWEDSQALTDAPAEDLKILRLPQAPEGCEVSRVDVVIRLRRCR; translated from the coding sequence ATGACGCATGATTTTGCCCCGCCGGGTCCTCAGGCCCAGGAACGCGCCGCGCGCTGGCTCGGTCTTGCGGGCCTGCGCCCGACGCGCCAGCGCCAGGCGCTGGCCGCGTTGCTGGTCGGCGACGGCGAGAACCGCCATGTCACCGCCGAGAGCCTGTTCGCCGCCGCCCGTGCGCGCGGCGCGGGCGTGTCGCAGGCGACGGTCTACAACACGCTCAGGGCATTCTGCGAGGCCGGGCTTCTGGCCGAGATCACCGTCGATGCGACGCGCAGCTATTTCGACACCCGCACCGACGATCACCCGCATTTCTTCTGGGAGGACAGCCAGGCGCTGACCGATGCTCCGGCCGAGGACCTGAAGATCCTGCGCCTGCCGCAGGCCCCCGAGGGTTGCGAGGTGTCGCGCGTCGATGTCGTCATCCGCCTGCGCCGCTGTCGCTGA
- a CDS encoding SDR family oxidoreductase, protein MADLMKGKRGLVMGVANERSIAWGIASALAAEGADLAFSYQGEAFGKRVEPLAASVGSDFLVDVDVTDDASLDAAFARIQDHWGTIDFLIHAIAYSDKTELTGRFINTSRGNFKHSLDISCFSLIDVSRRAAELMPDGGSIVTLTYGGSNRVTPYYNVMGVAKAALEASVRYLANDLGPQAIRVNAISPGPMKTLAGAAIGGARKTFRHTEANAPLRHNATLESVGGAAVFLCSGYGACTTGDILMVDSGYHVLGMPQPDNL, encoded by the coding sequence ATGGCCGATCTGATGAAGGGCAAGCGCGGGCTGGTGATGGGCGTGGCGAATGAACGCTCCATCGCCTGGGGGATCGCCAGCGCGCTGGCGGCCGAGGGCGCGGACCTGGCCTTCAGCTATCAGGGCGAGGCCTTTGGCAAGCGCGTCGAACCGCTGGCGGCCTCGGTCGGGTCGGATTTCCTGGTCGATGTCGATGTCACCGACGACGCCTCGCTCGATGCGGCCTTTGCCCGGATCCAGGACCACTGGGGCACCATCGATTTCCTGATCCACGCCATCGCCTATTCGGACAAGACCGAATTGACCGGCCGGTTCATCAACACGTCGCGCGGGAATTTCAAGCACTCGCTCGACATCTCGTGTTTCTCGCTGATCGACGTGTCGCGCCGCGCGGCCGAACTGATGCCCGACGGCGGATCGATCGTTACGCTGACCTATGGCGGCTCGAACCGGGTGACGCCCTATTACAACGTCATGGGCGTGGCCAAGGCCGCGCTCGAAGCCTCGGTGCGGTATCTGGCGAACGATCTGGGACCGCAGGCGATCCGCGTGAACGCAATCTCGCCGGGGCCGATGAAGACGCTGGCAGGGGCGGCCATCGGCGGCGCGCGCAAGACCTTCCGCCATACCGAGGCGAATGCGCCCCTGCGCCACAACGCGACGCTGGAAAGCGTCGGCGGGGCGGCGGTGTTCCTGTGCTCGGGCTATGGCGCCTGCACCACCGGCGACATCCTCATGGTCGATTCCGGCTATCACGTGCTGGGGATGCCCCAGCCCGACAACCTGTGA
- the fabA gene encoding bifunctional 3-hydroxydecanoyl-ACP dehydratase/trans-2-decenoyl-ACP isomerase, whose translation MPQYPTRFDKDALLACARGELFGPGNAQLPAPPMLMMDRITDISGDGGLHGKGHVVAEFDITPSLWFFDCHFPGNPIMPGCLGLDGLWQLTGFNLGWRGWLGRGYALGVGEVKLTGMVRPDRKMLTYKVDFTKAIQTRRLTMGVADGIVEADGEVIYVVKDMKVALSES comes from the coding sequence ATGCCGCAATACCCGACCCGGTTCGACAAGGACGCCCTGCTGGCCTGCGCCCGAGGCGAACTGTTCGGCCCCGGCAATGCGCAATTGCCCGCCCCGCCGATGCTGATGATGGACCGGATCACCGATATTTCGGGGGACGGCGGGCTGCATGGCAAGGGCCATGTCGTGGCCGAATTCGACATCACCCCGTCGCTGTGGTTCTTCGACTGTCACTTTCCCGGCAACCCGATCATGCCGGGGTGCCTGGGCCTGGACGGCCTGTGGCAGTTGACCGGCTTCAATCTGGGCTGGCGCGGCTGGCTTGGACGCGGCTATGCCCTGGGCGTGGGCGAGGTCAAGCTGACCGGCATGGTGCGCCCCGACCGCAAGATGCTGACCTACAAGGTCGATTTCACCAAGGCCATCCAGACCCGCCGGCTGACCATGGGCGTGGCCGACGGCATCGTCGAGGCCGACGGCGAGGTGATCTATGTCGTCAAGGACATGAAGGTCGCGCTTTCGGAAAGCTGA